Proteins encoded within one genomic window of Methanosarcina barkeri str. Wiesmoor:
- a CDS encoding pentapeptide repeat-containing protein, translating to MDNKEKKDLQGANFIKTKLEGADFMGANLEEANFIGSNLKGANFKGANLEKANLQATELQGVNLQEANLHRAKLQVATLYGADLQRANLQEANLQGANLQRADLQEVNLQEANLQRTDLVEANLEKAKVQGAIFCEADLQEANFQGADLQGADFQGADLEKVNLQGTNLKETSFKRTDLEKTNLQEADLQGADLEEANLQRANLQGANLKEANLQRTDLRKANIQGADLGKANFEQANLKGANLKKANFEKTNLEEAKLKEAILQGANLIKAKLIKAKLQKANLKSANFNGANLIKAKLEGANLQRANLKEANFNGADLQRVNFRKANLQGAKFKEANLEGAQHLLVDQLSNVKTLYNAKLDEKLFTQLKEKHPALFEKPE from the coding sequence ATGGACAATAAAGAAAAAAAAGATCTTCAAGGAGCTAATTTTATAAAGACTAAACTTGAAGGAGCCGACTTTATGGGGGCTAATCTGGAAGAGGCAAATTTTATAGGTTCTAACCTTAAAGGAGCTAACTTTAAAGGAGCTAACCTTGAAAAAGCTAATCTGCAGGCAACTGAACTTCAAGGAGTTAATCTTCAAGAGGCTAATCTTCATAGAGCTAAACTTCAAGTGGCCACACTTTATGGAGCTGATCTTCAAAGGGCTAACCTTCAAGAAGCTAACCTTCAAGGAGCTAACCTTCAAAGAGCTGACCTTCAAGAGGTTAATCTTCAAGAAGCTAACCTCCAGAGAACAGACCTTGTAGAAGCAAATCTTGAAAAGGCTAAAGTTCAAGGGGCTATATTTTGTGAAGCTGATCTTCAAGAGGCTAATTTTCAAGGAGCTGACCTTCAAGGAGCTGACTTTCAAGGAGCTGACCTTGAAAAAGTTAATCTTCAAGGAACTAATCTTAAAGAGACTAGCTTTAAAAGAACTGATCTTGAAAAAACTAACCTCCAGGAAGCTGACCTTCAAGGAGCTGACCTTGAAGAGGCTAACCTGCAAAGAGCTAACCTTCAAGGAGCTAATCTTAAAGAAGCTAATCTCCAAAGAACTGACCTCAGAAAAGCTAATATCCAAGGAGCTGACCTTGGAAAAGCTAACTTTGAACAGGCTAACCTTAAAGGAGCTAATCTTAAAAAGGCTAATTTTGAGAAAACTAATCTGGAAGAGGCAAAACTTAAGGAAGCTATCCTTCAAGGAGCTAACCTTATAAAAGCTAAACTTATAAAGGCCAAACTTCAAAAGGCTAACCTTAAAAGTGCTAACTTCAATGGCGCTAACCTTATAAAAGCTAAACTTGAGGGTGCTAACCTTCAAAGAGCTAACCTCAAAGAAGCTAATTTTAATGGAGCTGACCTTCAAAGGGTTAACTTCAGAAAAGCTAATCTTCAAGGGGCTAAATTTAAGGAGGCAAATCTAGAAGGGGCTCAGCATTTATTAGTTGACCAGCTT